The window GAAAGTAACATACAAGAAGGAAACCTGtcttcaaggcatatgtacgtatataggcagaatacagtgggcgagccagcaaggctactatagacaactatacatccaaaattgAAAGCTGACAAGGTCACATACAACCTAACTAGACATACTGTATATAGATCTCTAATGGAAACATAActatacaaagacgggactgagccacgtcatacccatatatatatatataaaaagatatcgtactaaaatcaaaagcagctacggatcaagtggagcatgccaactctcgctgatcagggatcctaagaagggtgACTGTCAGCCTAAGgaggggaccgtcagcttgcctacctgcacccgcgggcatgaaacgcaaagccccgtgaaatagggtgtcagcatgaaaaatgtactgagtatgtaaggcatgaaaattagtacgtaaaagacatagtgaaacatggaatacaaaaacacatctttaaatctgaataactttgtaaattctgaaacgtttataatgtcatgcacgtgcgtataaatgtcgtgtcatgcataggtatgggtgtacataatatcattaagccactgagggcatcccatcatatcatctcggcattgtgggcaacatcatcaacatataccagcaaatcaggtggtggtacgtatataacgctgtaacctttttcccatatcccatatacatatatttacatatatacgcgtatataacgtcatctggttatgggtcaatgcacatgtatgaaatgcatgaaaaatacgtaataatctcaatattccttccggataaacttttccaactgcgtattattctgagacccatgaatagaaaataataataattttcatggggaatcaagaatatagacacccttaATAATTttatgaatagaataatttatgaaaactgtgtgtttgctcatttcttcagtatcatatggaccatgccaaaagaaagaagggatgaccttaacatacctgtttcttGAATTATTTCAACAAATTTGCTTCTGCGAAGTTCTTGAACGGAATTTATACTTTGAATTTGAAATTGGAACGAAATTCTTAATAGAATAAGATGTAATTGGAACGAAATTCTTGACAGAATGAGATGTAATTGGAACGAACTTCTTGActtgaattatttgaatgaaTGTAATTGGAACGAAATTCTTAGCTTTCTTCCAACGTTTTTGTTGGATTTGGTTGAAGCTTCTGTTTCTAATTCCTTACTTTCAGAAAGGATTAAATCAAGTTCCTTTCAAGACTTATCTATTAAGTCACTTTAGACTTAGACACCTATACCTTTATTCAATGAGTCATTTCTCTTAATTAGTGGCCTTGTGCCACGTAGAGACGGGGTGAAAGATTAGAAATCTTtattcacttattagttaactgggtaatgtcctgttatccggtaattaattaattacccgcatgatttaaaaattaccacaaattacttaaaattctatttatttttaaaatacttcatatttactttatatattatactaccgtggtcatatggtaccttgcatggtactagttcataattatcgggtattatcgctcgacccgtattttattccaaattggccactttcaacgaaactcattttctttaattcgtgtaccctttattcTTCaggacacttatttatcgcttgttataaataacgtaaatacgttaacgtcaaaatgagctcatccccgagtctacgtcaattaaccgaagatgaaacttttaacgtacgaaaacgcgagatgtaacaggACAGTATAAGTTCAGTTTTTCCTGTATGCTAATAGAAGGTTGTATACAGTTAAAACCGAGCCTatccgattttactatttgattgAAACCAGAGAATTGCATCGAAGGCCAACCTCGCAGTGGATCAGACTAGAGCACGAAGACAAGGTATCGAGTTCGAGAATCGAGGtgcctgtcgagatcgaggccaaGCGATCGAGACCAAATACGACAGACTTCGAGCGAAGCGCAATAACGGAAAAGCGGGATATCCGTGAGTGGTCGAAGATCACGGGGAAAATCCccgaacagatcaaatcaaaggcaactgtttaggctaatcatgagatttactctactatataaagagggctCTAATCATTTTGTAAACACCTTATATTcatgcatatcaaagcaatacaatactTTCTAGCttatattcttgttcatcagATTGTTATATTTTTAACTGTTCTTGCATCGATCAGTTCGAGGGTATTCAAACTTGAGGGCTGAATTCCGTTCAAACATTGTTTGCCTTATCttattgttaatttctattactagtctttacatttatcaattggtattaggtgaaatcatgtgtccttaaaaccacattataagtttaattgttatccaattttaagggtaaacaaaggCAAAGCTAGAATATTATGCAAACTTAAAGTAAACCCTCTTGTTATATGGGCAAGTAGAATAGTTAGTCAGACCATCTATGATCTATTCACCTGAAAGTTGAGAAACTCAACTGAGATATAAACTCTCTAACAAACAAAATCACATTAGAGGGTTTGCTCAAAAGGTCCCCTTTCTCCTAGCTCTGCAACAGTTGTCTTTACATAACAGCAATATACAAATCAAAGTGCAAGTCTCCATCGAAAACTCTCCTATCATAGTTTACCGAGTAGCACCATTGGGCTTTAAATATAGAGAGATCCATGCCTCCTTAAAAACATGCAGTTCTCTTGACATTCCATTTCATAGGCACCGGGAAAATGTCAGAGAAGTAGACTAATTCCTGTGCAAGCATCAGAGCAGTGTCAATTTGGCATTAATTGCATTACAGGAAGATGTAAATCCATAAAATGCTACTCTGTAGTCTGTACCCTATAAAATCTATTCttcaattaatgaaatcaattcttttccatttttggaaGGGGAGCCCCACCAGGGAGGTGGGAAGATTCTTTAGCCTGTCCATAGATTATATTTTATAACAGGACAGAAAACTTgagaaaataaagaataaatatgAAAACCAGCAATGTTCCTTAAAACTTACAAGGCACGTTGCATCCTTCATAATACTGCTAAAATAGTTACTACTAGGCAAAGAAAATAGTGGTATAatccataagaaaaataggacaaacaaataaataacaaccAAAACGTAACATTTTTTTCCATCAAGAGTTCATATGTGCTTCTTAGAAATTTTTCATCTTATGTTCTTAGTGAAGATGGTAAATAAGCTGAACCAGTAACCAGCAGGTTGCCTTCTTAAGCTATAAGTACTACCCAATATCTATCTATCTCCAAAGTCTTTGTAGTCATGGATCTTGAATCGAAAGATAGATTGGGAGGAAATGGCCTATCAATCATGACCTTTGCTTGAACCAGTCAGGGAGCTCTCAACTGAGTTGTTTATGGTTCTCGAACTTCATCTCTAGTTGGGGGCGCCTAGAGGACGGGCAGGAATGCAGTGGAGCGGAGACAGGGGAGCCGGTTCCTACTGGAAGGGGGGGGAGGAGACGGCCATCTCGAGGTACATGACGACCTACATATAACACCGGCAAGACCTGGAAAGACGACACAATTGGGTGTTACTACATTTGTATCGAAGAGATGCGACAAAGTGTTCAGATCATTGTGCAATGTCTTAATCAAATGCCTGGTGGCACGATGAAAGCCGGTGACTGTAAGTTATGTCCTGCATCACGACCTTGAATgattcctttcatttagaaaggACAACGGCATTTGGACTATCTCCGAGATTGAAGACTGATACAATAAAGGAGGTACACAACATAATCACTGTTTTTCTTGTAGTTCAGACTTCAGAGCAGCTAGATAGCAGCCAGTTTTATCCTCAGGTTGCTTAAAATTGCTATGCACAGAAGTGGCGAGCAATTATTCTAAATGAGTTTATTTGAGATTTACTCATGATTCAAAGAAGACTCTAAACATCTAAAACTATTCCATGCTAGAATGCATATACTCAAACTTGAAttattcttttttcctttaaaGCACCACTAATCTGTAACGTTGAATTGAGGCAAGCCACTAAGCCTAGTTTTTCCTTTTCATGTAATACAATTAATCACTATATATTTTCTTCAGGAAGGGCGAATAACCACCACTAAACTCTATGAGGACCAAAGAATTACCGTGTCAATACAATTCATCTTATAGAATCAAATATAGGGCCAAATTAACAGTACAAGGTATAATAAAAACTGAATAAGAACTTGTGAAAAAAATTCATGTAATACCTGCACACAACATCATCTCAAAATATTGCATCAAGAAAAAGAGTAACGAGCTTCTAGCCAAACGTAGGAGAAACAAGACTCTCCCTAAAGATTGCAGTTCCTGCGTTCTCACACATGGTAGGAATCCCATCAACCATCATATTCCTCCACCGATCCTCTCTCATACTGTAGACAATCAACTCTCCATCCGCATCTAGTAAAACATCATCCTCACTCATTAAACACAATGGTATCAGATCAGTCACCGAATCCGGTCCTTTAACTACAAATTTGGTCCAAGACTCCTCAACCCCATAGTCTTTCATCATCCAAACATCAATTTCGTCCTCATCTGTATTAGTGAACATACAAAGACACCCTCTAAGAGCCACAAGCTTATTAAACACAAAATTACCTTTATCAAGAGTACTTGGTGCTGGCACCTCCAAGAATTTATCATCACTTAAATCGAAAGCAACAATTACTGATGAATAACCGGAGGTTTTACTACTAGCTAACCAATGCAAAGCCCCATTTACCAAAACACCAGAAGCAAGTTGAGGAACTACATGATCATAAGGAGAACTCTCAAGTCTCCTCCAAATATCCTTTCTCACATAGTAAACATCCACAAAAGTATAATCTATATCTGGCTCATATTCATTATCCGTATCGTAATAAGAAAGAGTAACCACCTTATAATCACCACTAACAACATCATAGCCTAAACCATACATGCTAAAGCTACCAGGCACAGGAAGAGCCAAATCAAATTGTGGAATTTCAAAGTACCCTAAGGTTGTGGGGTTGATCAAAAATTTGATTTCCTCGTCATTAACCACTAAGACGAAGCCATTACATGAGCCAGCAACACTTACCCAATTGTCTTCAAGTTGCTGAAAACTAAGCTTTCTTGAAATGGCATCAATTGTTCCATTTTGGGGGTTCGTGGTTAAAAGTGATAGTGTGAAGAGAGTGAGAATCAGAAACAAGAAtgaggttttcttcttctttgtgggAATTGATAGTGAGCTGAGCTGAGATGAATTGGGGGTCTGACAGAAGAGAACACCACTGCTTTGATATACACCTGAATTGACCTATGGACTTAGCAGGAAGCCGGGATAGTATGTCAACTATGATTTCTTGGGGTAGTTTTTCAGCTTTGCTCAGTGCCATAGTTGGCCTAGGGCTGACTTCAAATATAGCGAAAGAATCGGGTTTGATTCTTGATTTCTGGTTGTAAGGAACACTTCCTTTCTTAATCGAATAGACCCCACATCTAccaattataaaatattatttttcatttttttttctttcaaagtttgaatttcttttttctttttacttgcCGCCTTAAATATGGAGCGTTTCAGCTTTTAATAAGCATTACTCAACATGAATCGAATTAATTGGAGCTCCAATgcggaaaaaaaaaatctttttcaaaatttgaaaatctgAAATACAAATACAAAATTTATGAAATGTTATGAATACAAGGAACTAAAGTGGCTGTCCATTTAATTTTTACATCACATACATGAATAACTTATATTTATATGCATCTATTTAATATGTAACTTTATTCTTGTTTTCGAGGATGAAGCTTTGTAACTATAAATAAAGCATTTCTGGCTCATGGATAAAATActtgaaataagaagaaaagtcCTCTCCTCATCTCTTGCCTACTCTTATTTAATACTACTAGTTAATTGATCCGCACTTCGCGCGGTAAGAtaattcattttttaaatttagttGATATAGAACAAGAAAAATGCACAAATCTTCATACTTTATCCATAAATGGGTTTCAAGGAAGTCGATTGGCATTCTGGTAAGGAACATTAGAACatagaaatacaacatgaatataaATAAACTCAACAATAATTGACCAAAACATCATGAAAAAACTACAATAACGATAAATTATTCATGGAGACAGGCACAATTGCCGTGAATAAATTAAAATACCAATGAAATATCTTGTATGATGTAGCTccaaaaacaaagcaaactataATAAAACTACTAACAAACAATCAAATTCTAATAAAGTATTTCTCCATCAcaatatttcatatctatctatctatctatctatctatctatctatattaaaagcacgaaggccgttagcgaaatatcgttcaccCTTTTTAACCTTTAAAAATAGAGTACACACTAGACAGAATAGTCATTtaactatttttctaatatttaagacttcaaaattaccttaattttttatattatctTTTTCCTTATTTAACTATATAATATACCATGTATGTAAAACAAATATTAGCAAAGTCAAAGTAGGAAACTAGCGTGTACTTAGAAGTCGGACTCCTTTAATTCTTTAGAATATTActattttagtaaaaataaagTGAAATTAAATGAAAGGGAATAAGCAGGGGAAGCGAATAAAGTCTCCTGCCGTGAGAActccttattctttttttttcttaaattcaaaatttCACTATTTAGTGTAAATATTCCAAAGGTTATTCACTATCAACGACTTTACAACAAGTAACTTAAAATAATTAAAGGGTACATGTACATTAAAATTTACTAATAAAAGAATAGATTTAATTTTAACTCAAAAACTATTGAAATTTTCTATACATCATAAATCAAACCTATAAATCATTAATCAAACCTATAGACGTAACATGACGAGCAAAATATACATCTTTACAAAAGACAGGAatacaattttcaaaataattataCTTATATTATAGTAATAATAAACGATaatgtattttaaattttttattaaacttATACATGTCAAAGCACAAACCCAATAGATAATTGAAGCATAAACAAGATACCGAAATTTATACATCTAAATTAATAGTAATATATTGTACATATTTCTTTATAAGAaatttaaggataaaatagtagaaaataaattatattataaatAAGTCATCATTTTTAATGTTTTCCTTTTCTGGCATTCAGTCAAACGAATGATAGCCTcactatattttttattaaactaTTTATCATAAATACTAATCCAAACGTAATTATTTTTCAGACTTTGTAATTTCAAGTTCACAACTATTGAAGTCTCCTAATACATCGTAAATCAAAGCTGTAAACATATTAGGACGagtaaaaatattatctataaaTAAGTTTACAAATAATAAGACTACAtttgaaaataatataattatagtaaTAATAACTATAATGTACTTTAATTTTTTGCCgaatttttacatgttaaaacACAAACCCAATCAGATAAGTGAGCAACAACAACGATCCAGTAAAATTTCACAAAGTGAGGTCTGGAAATCAAATAAGTGAGCATAAATAAAATATTGGAATTTATATATCAAAATTATACTAATAAATCATATGTAGTTTTTAAGAATTTAAGGATGAAATGGTAGGGAAAAAATGTATTGTAAATAACttgtcattttttccttttcttgcatTTAGTCCAACACATGATGATGCctcactattttttttattaaattatttattataagattaattcaACGGTAGTCATTTTTAGATTTTATATTTTCAATATTAATTTTTTGGGAGCTATAAGACCAacttttttattctcttttacATTGTGTTTTCAGTATTAGGTCACTAAATGTGGGtcattacttgttttaaaaataaattatgtatttcgaggccttaaaaacctctttcggtctcacttcgatttgcgtgcgcagtccaggcgcgtaatcggaaagccattatgtgaaaatctgtaaaaaataatgaattttgtttttaaaatgaatttaagttgacttcggtcaacattttaggtaaacggacctaggcccgtgatttgacgatcccagagggtctgtaggaaaatatgggacttgggcgtatgcccggaatctaatttcgagatcccaagcccgagaaatgagtttttaaagaaaattattttctgaaattatttatgagttttggaaataaaatgtgattgaaacttgatggtatcgggcccgtattctggttccggagcctggtatatgtcttatatgtgatttaagttgagcctgtgaaatttggtaagaaacgaacttGAAATGACGAGAATCagaccttatttgagaaaattagaaaaaaaattgatattcttaagtgatttcatgattttgatgctaaattcatagatgttgatgttattatggtgatttgaatgcacgagcaagtccgtatgatgtttttaggctggtgtatatgtttggtttggagccccgagggctcaggtgagttttggataggccacagagtggaaTTTTAAATTAGGAATTGCAGGTTTTTCAACTGGTATgatcaggtctgcaggcttcgcaaatgcgacaaagcctcgcaaatgcgaagatggaCATGGGCAGCCTTAGTTGCAAATGCGACTGTTCTATTGCAAATGCGATTTCGCATTTGCTAATGctctctcgcaaatgcgaagatgacCAGAAATTTgactgggtcgcaaatgcgacatttccttcgcaaatgcgaaagtgtCAGTTTTCTGAGGGGTTCGCATAAGACCTGTAAATTCAcacttagacgcattttcaatcatttttcatatcttctcaaaacataaactctattgggcgattttccaaagaaaatttcttctccaaattaattgtaagttatttctaactcgttttcttcaatcattaacatcttttcacatgatttcaactcaaaatcaaaggttttcatgggaaaaattAGGTGTTTTCgttagaacctaggtttttcaaatttctgggatttggacctcgatttgaggttcgatttcaaaacaaattatatatttgggttcgtgggggaacaggtaatcgggttttggttcgaacctcgggttttgaccgtgTGGGCATGGGagcattttttgactttttgggaaaaaatttagaaaacttattttcatgcattagaattgattcagttagcatttattgatgtaattaagtaacttgtggctagatacgagcaaattggtggtgaaatcaagaggtaaagcgatagttgagacttgaattgtgttcgtgccatcgaggtaagtgtttggtctaaccttagcttgagggattaggagttgtgtcctatttgctatgtgttacttgttgagtacgacatataggcatgatgacgagtatctatacgttggtgtcaagcatgcccgtgagtcttaaattaaaatcgttgtgttcttaataagtactacgaatgcctaagttgttgactttctgtgttgggcaagaattatgaGTATTCTCGTGAAAGTTGCTTATGGTTGAGTATTGATGCTAATTGAGGTTtctttgtgaagttaaatgttggaataagtttggttatagctgactcccttgccgggacgtattttcTTATATAGTCGGTTCCCTTGCCTGGAtagtgttgtttccttattgttcccttgtcgggactctttttgtgattggtgttgaattatatttggatcggatcgcacaccgcaacagtattatatttggatcgggttgcacgccgcaaaaatattatatttggatcgggttgcatgccgcaacaatattatatttggattgggttgcacgccgcaataacattataattggattgggttgcacgccgcaacagtgataaatgatatgaaTCGGATTGCACATCACAACAGCGTttcatgatttggatcgggttgcacgccacaataatgAATGATAAAAAGTGCTTATTGATTTattgttctttatgtttttctcCCCAGTTACTGTAGGTAGatgatattcccccgcagcatgcCCCCCTCCCACCCTTATTTGtgtatttctattttattttttcgctgtatatgatataactgcacatgtttatttggtagtctggtcctagcctcgtcactattttgccgaggttaggctaggcacttaccaacacatggagtcggttgtgctgatactacactctgcactgtgtgcagatcccggagcagcaacattcggaccttagcttgggtggctgccttcaatccagtcggagattccgaggtagtcctgcagacgtctgcAGGCCCCggcatctccctctatcccttcatcctgtttcatttacttattttaaaaacagtgtattatttattttttagcccttgtttgtagtaaattctagactATCTATGAagcgtgacaccagttctgggtagattTGGCTTAAGATGTTGTATTGGATACATATTCAAATGGGTTATCGTTTCTTCCGCTTGTTTTAAATTTTCGCTGTTTACAATTGTTGATTCacacttgttaaagaattaaaatgggaaaaaggtaatttGTGCAACTGGTcgtcttgcctagctttcactagtaggcaccatcacgactcccgagagtaggaaatccgggtcgtgataagttggtatcagagctctaggttacatgggtctcacaattcatagacaagcttagtaCAGTCTGAGgaatcggtacgaagacgtctgcaTTTATCCCCTAggggctatagagttaggaaaaacttcacatctattcttttcTATCGTGCGgttttggtttctcaatgctaattgaatttctactctgttctttcgcagatggagagaacacgcacttcctcatccactctgttctttcgcagatggagagaacacgcgctttctcatccactctgttctttcgcagatggattctttgagtgcggtgagtatggttATAGGGCTTGTCCAATATTAGTAGGCATTCAGTCACAGCAatagggttcccgtgctatggttcaagcaccgagtgttccacagcccgctcagctagctagaggtggaggtagaggtactagaggtggaggtaaaggtattagaggtggaggtcaggccgctagaggtggaggccagccaacagcatgccgtcccagagatgtagttcagggtggtggggcccagccccgatgttatgctctaccAGCCAGCCCTGAGGTTAAGGTTTCCGATGCAAttattacaggtactattttggtttgtagcagagatgcttcagttttatttgatccaggatctacatactcctatgtttcatcttattttgcatcgtatctggtcatgcctagtgattctttaagtgctcctatatatgtgtctacaccggtgggtgattctattatagtagattgagtccatcgttcgtgtatagttgtgattgggggtctggagactcgtgtagatttgttacttctggacatggttgattttgatgtcatattggggatggattggttatcaccttaccatgctatcttggactgtcatgccaagactgtgaccttagccttgccgagtTTACCTCGTTTGGAGTGgtgagggactcttggtcattgtACCCATAGTGTTGTCTCATATATggaggctcagcgtatggtcaagaaggggtgtttggcctatttgacatatgttcgtgattctagtgtcgaggtttcttgtattgattctgtgcctgttgttcgtgagtttcctgaggtatttccttcagacctgccgggtatgccacccgacagggatattgacttctgcattgatttggctccgggcactcaacccatttctattccgccgtatcgtatggccccacttgagttgaaagaattgaaggagcaattgcaagacttgcttgagaaaggcttcattagacctagtgtctcgccttaggGTGTGCTggtgttatttgttaagaagaaggcggatcaatgagaatgtgtattgattaccggcagttacaaagttacaatcaagaataagtatccattgccgaggattgatgatttgtttgatcggcttcagggtgccaaggtattttcgaagattgacttgagatctggctaccatcagttgaggattagggcatctgatgtccctaagatagctttccacactcggtacgagcattatgagttcttggtgatgccattcgggttgataaatgccccatcaacttttatggatttgatgaaccgagtgttcaagccttacttggattcgttcgtgatagtcttcattgacgatattttgatctattcccgcagccgggaggagcataagcagcatttgggagtggttcttcagactttgagggatagtcaattgtatgctaagttttcaaagtgtgagttctggttgagttcagttgcattcctggatcacgttgtatcagcataaggtattcaggttgatccgaagaagatagaggtagtcaagaactggcctagaccagcatcagctacagagatccggagtttcttgggtttggcaggctattatcgtcggtatcacacctccttttttactacacctCCGGAAGGggcatataagggagttttttccaacttaaagtgacaatcaaaacaggattattttattaaaaattcagagtcgccacttgggataattatggtgtcccaagtcaccggttttaaatcccgcatcgaggaaagattgactctgtattacagttcgcgaatacagaaatccgggtaagaaattatgttaacccgggagaaagtgttaggcattctcgagttccgtggttctagcacgatctctcaactgttacaattggcctattatctgattttagtacactTTTAAACTTATgcacatttttaactttaaaccgcttttaattatttttaaggaaaattgcaacgtcatttaaaatacgcctcgaaccacgtcacataaatgcacccgcagcccgcaacacattttatctaacgttgagatttggatttgggtcacataaatgcgcacccgagtttaggaaggtaaattattaaaacaacgcgcctaaagcaattacgcGTTTGccactttgcgagggccatgaaagtTCCACTagatggcacgcctcgaattctaaggataaaataaaattaattaaagcgAGGGTCGTGAAATTGTAATTTTTGTTCGGCACGGGACACCCCGATCTACTTAGCAAGAGGTTTCTAAACTACAttatgagggccataaattattttATGTTATTCAATATCGCTCGCCTCAATTTCTTTAAAAGAAACAagctaattaaaggaaaaaaggttttttttttgtgatgTCAAAATCCCAACTTAAATTTACAGAATGAATAATTAAATGCCCATTCTCCTTTTTACTTGGACCCAAAAGGGAGCCCAATGACTCGTTGCATGCTGCTGAACCGCCAATTCTCAAGGGCTTAAACTAATCTCCAAATGAAAAGCCCAGCTGACCAACGTAAACAACTGTAAAGAGGGACTCAAGATCGACTACCTGCAAAGGCCAAATGTCGTACGTTGCTGATCGGAATTGAAATCGAACCTAGGACATACATGTGAATTACCAATTAGCTATGAGATTTAATTTCAGCACGACATGAACAAACAATCATTTTTGGAACTCGCAACTTTGATGATTATCCAATCAG of the Nicotiana tabacum cultivar K326 chromosome 7, ASM71507v2, whole genome shotgun sequence genome contains:
- the LOC107802282 gene encoding F-box protein CPR1; this encodes MYGLGYDVVSGDYKVVTLSYYDTDNEYEPDIDYTFVDVYYVRKDIWRRLESSPYDHVVPQLASGVLVNGALHWLASSKTSGYSSVIVAFDLSDDKFLEVPAPSTLDKGNFVFNKLVALRGCLCMFTNTDEDEIDVWMMKDYGVEESWTKFVVKGPDSVTDLIPLCLMSEDDVLLDADGELIVYSMREDRWRNMMVDGIPTMCENAGTAIFRESLVSPTFG